In a single window of the Candidatus Aminicenantes bacterium genome:
- a CDS encoding DedA family protein translates to MGFLSGIVDFVLHLDTHLSALIEQAGSWTYLILFGVIFCETGLVVTPFLPGDSLIFAAGTFAARGDLNILTLFALLAVAAILGDTVNYWIGKIIGPKVFQKENSRIFKKSYLERTHNFYEKYGAETIIIARFVPIVRTFAPFVAGIGRMSYVRFLSYNLIGGLAWVALFTFGGYFFGNIPFVKKNFSLVIFAIIVISLLPAVLEFLKHRKSDRSGRDAGEPKA, encoded by the coding sequence ATGGGCTTTCTGTCCGGAATCGTCGATTTTGTCCTCCACCTGGATACCCATCTTAGCGCGCTCATCGAGCAGGCCGGTTCGTGGACCTACCTCATTCTCTTCGGGGTGATCTTCTGCGAGACGGGGCTTGTGGTGACGCCTTTCCTGCCGGGGGACTCGCTGATCTTCGCGGCCGGAACGTTCGCCGCCCGGGGGGACTTGAATATTCTGACGCTCTTCGCCCTGCTGGCGGTCGCGGCGATCCTTGGGGATACGGTCAACTATTGGATCGGCAAGATCATCGGGCCCAAGGTCTTCCAAAAAGAGAACTCCCGCATCTTCAAGAAGTCCTACCTGGAGCGGACTCATAATTTTTATGAAAAATACGGAGCGGAAACGATTATCATTGCCCGCTTCGTCCCGATCGTCCGGACCTTCGCCCCGTTCGTCGCCGGCATCGGCCGCATGAGCTACGTCCGGTTCTTGAGCTACAATTTGATCGGCGGCCTCGCCTGGGTGGCCTTGTTCACCTTCGGAGGCTATTTCTTCGGCAACATCCCCTTCGTGAAGAAGAACTTCTCTCTGGTTATTTTCGCCATCATCGTCATTTCGCTTCTGCCCGCGGTTCTGGAGTTCCTGAAGCATCGGAAGTCGGATCGATCCGGCCGGGACGCGGGGGAGCCGAAGGCTTAA
- the surE gene encoding 5'/3'-nucleotidase SurE produces the protein MKPLPPPPAPRSLPADGRPLILLCNDDGFFREEIRILHRRLRSLGRTVIVAPDRERSAASLAVTLRQPLRLQRHTPSIWSVDGTPADCLYFALRKILPRRPDLLISGMNPGPNLGQQDVHYSGTVAAAVQALFLGLPAIAVSMIPDARGRFHLGFAASVVREIAGRILADGLPTGLALNINIPAPPVRGIKITKLGWKYYDPEIIEKCDPRGNAYYWIGTGHPSHIGDRDSDVKAVDAGWISITPIHTDVTAHETRRSRRIRTLARPL, from the coding sequence ATGAAGCCTCTCCCCCCCCCTCCTGCGCCTCGGTCCCTCCCTGCCGATGGACGGCCGCTGATCCTGCTCTGCAACGATGATGGTTTCTTCCGCGAAGAGATCCGCATCCTCCATCGGCGCCTGCGGAGCCTGGGGCGCACCGTGATCGTGGCTCCCGACCGGGAGCGGAGCGCCGCCTCCCTGGCCGTCACCCTGCGGCAGCCCCTTCGCCTCCAGCGCCACACGCCCTCGATCTGGTCGGTCGACGGGACTCCCGCCGACTGCCTTTATTTCGCTCTCCGCAAAATCCTTCCCCGGCGCCCGGACCTTCTCATCTCGGGGATGAACCCGGGGCCCAACTTGGGCCAGCAGGACGTTCACTACTCCGGCACGGTCGCGGCTGCGGTTCAGGCCCTCTTCCTCGGCCTTCCGGCCATAGCCGTTTCCATGATCCCGGACGCCCGCGGCCGATTCCACCTGGGATTCGCGGCCTCCGTCGTCCGCGAGATCGCCGGCCGGATTCTGGCCGACGGCCTGCCGACGGGCCTTGCCTTGAACATCAACATCCCCGCCCCCCCGGTGCGCGGCATCAAGATCACCAAACTGGGTTGGAAGTATTACGATCCCGAGATCATCGAGAAATGCGATCCCCGCGGCAACGCCTACTATTGGATCGGGACAGGGCATCCCAGCCATATCGGCGACCGGGATTCCGACGTCAAAGCCGTCGATGCGGGCTGGATCTCGATCACCCCGATCCACACCGACGTGACGGCTCACGAAACGCGCCGCAGCCGCCGCATCCGGACCCTGGCCCGGCCGCTGTAA
- a CDS encoding MerR family transcriptional regulator, protein MTKAKPTSKLFFRLDEVSRLTKVDASTIEAWEKEFPFLQPGQTGGGQKIFRAKDVEILIRIKELLDGKSVTLAGAKRRIEEEQGLRSAEPVHPDRLRKALLLVREELQDISSALAGRPKKT, encoded by the coding sequence ATGACCAAGGCTAAACCGACCAGCAAGCTTTTTTTCCGGCTCGACGAAGTCAGCCGCCTGACCAAGGTCGACGCCTCCACCATCGAGGCCTGGGAGAAGGAGTTCCCTTTTCTCCAGCCCGGTCAGACCGGCGGCGGCCAGAAGATCTTCCGGGCCAAGGATGTCGAAATTCTTATCCGGATCAAGGAGCTTCTGGACGGCAAGAGCGTCACGCTGGCCGGGGCCAAGCGCCGCATCGAAGAAGAGCAGGGGCTGCGATCGGCGGAGCCGGTTCATCCCGACCGCCTGCGCAAAGCCCTCCTCCTCGTCCGGGAGGAGTTGCAGGACATCTCCAGCGCTCTGGCCGGCCGGCCAAAAAAAACCTAG